The Malus domestica chromosome 06, GDT2T_hap1 genome has a segment encoding these proteins:
- the LOC103437428 gene encoding cytochrome P450 78A9-like, with amino-acid sequence METKIDDSLWVLAIFSKCQALSSITTVVAFLCTAAAWLGAAVFYWAYSPGGPAWGNIRWKRRNSREKNEITNSNPIPGPRGFPIIGSMNLMTNLAHHKLTKAAEVFGAKRLMAFSMGETRAIVTCDPDVAKEILNSSVFANRPIKESAYCLMFNRAIGFAPYGSYWRTLRCIAATHLFCPKQISTSEGLRSRIADQMVSLIWTSCNNSFLVRDILRKASLNSMMCSVFGRKYELSSSNEETEELSRLVDEGYDMLGKLNWSDHLPWLAGLDLQSIRLRCNKLVPQVNGLVSRIIQEHRAQSGPRNNDFLDVLLSFDGADKLCDNDMISVLWEMIFRGTDTIAVLIEWILARMVMHHDIQSKVHEELDRVVGKSRSLVESDIQTLPYLQAVVKEGLRMHPPGPLLSWARLSITDTIVDGYHVPAGTTAMVNMWAITRDPEVWLDPFEFKPERFVSNNKEADFQFSVFGSDLRLAPFGSGRRSCPGKALGLTTVNYWVGLLLYEFEWFKSDPNAPVDLSEVMRLSCQMANPLTVQVRCRRN; translated from the exons ATGGAAACAAAAATCGATGATAGCTTATGGGTTTTGGCTATCTTCTCCAAATGCCAAGCCTTATCCTCCATAACCACAGTCGTTGCGTTCCTCTGCACGGCCGCAGCTTGGCTAGGCGCGGCAGTCTTCTACTGGGCTTATTCTCCCGGAGGTCCAGCGTGGGGAAATATTCGATGGAAGAGAAGAAACTCtcgtgaaaaaaatgaaatcacCAACTCCAACCCAATTCCCGGGCCACGTGGATTTCCAATCATAGGAAGCATGAACCTCATGACAAACCTAGCTCACCACAAACTCACAAAAGCGGCGGAGGTTTTCGGAGCAAAGAGGCTCATGGCCTTTAGCATGGGCGAGACGCGCGCCATCGTCACATGCGACCCCGACGTAGCTAAGGAAATCCTCAACAGCTCCGTCTTCGCCAACCGTCCAATAAAAGAGTCAGCATACTGTCTCATGTTCAACAGAGCAATCGGGTTCGCTCCTTACGGAAGTTACTGGCGTACCCTCCGCTGCATCGCCGCCACCCACCTCTTCTGCCCGAAGCAAATCTCCACTTCCGAGGGTCTCCGTTCCAGGATTGCTGATCAAATGGTGTCCCTTATCTGGACAAGTTGTAACAACAGCTTCCTTGTCCGCGACATACTTAGGAAGGCTTCGTTGAACAGCATGATGTGCTCAGTTTTTGGACGTAAATACGAGCTGAGTTCGTCGAATGAAGAGACCGAGGAGTTGAGTCGACTTGTCGATGAAGGTTATGATATGTTGGGAAAGTTGAACTGGTCCGATCACCTTCCTTGGCTTGCCGGTCTGGATCTCCAGAGCATCCGGCTTAGATGCAACAAACTCGTTCCTCAAGTGAACGGGCTCGTCAGCCGAATTATTCAAGAGCATAGAGCCCAAAGCGGTCCTAGGAACAATGATTTTCTCGACGTTCTTCTATCTTTTGATGGAGCTGATAAGTTGTGTGACAATGATATGATTTCAGTTCTTTGG GAGATGATATTCAGAGGAACAGATACTATTGCCGTTTTGATAGAGTGGATCCTTGCAAGAATGGTGATGCATCATGATATCCAATCGAAGGTTCACGAGGAGCTCGATCGCGTCGTGGGAAAATCACGGTCGTTGGTAGAATCCGACATTCAAACCCTGCCTTACCTGCAAGCGGTGGTCAAAGAAGGGCTGAGAATGCATCCCCCGGGTCCACTTCTATCTTGGGCCCGCTTGTCCATCACAGATACCATAGTGGATGGCTATCACGTGCCAGCGGGGACCACAGCAATGGTGAACATGTGGGCCATAACCAGGGACCCAGAAGTGTGGCTGGATCCATTCGAGTTTAAGCCAGAGAGATTTGTGTCCAATAACAAGGAAGCTGACTTTCAGTTCTCTGTATTCGGGTCTGACTTGAGGTTGGCGCCGTTCGGGTCGGGTAGGAGGAGCTGCCCCGGGAAAGCATTGGGGTTGACTACAGTAAACTACTGGGTCGGGTTGTTGTTATATGAGTTTGAGTGGTTTAAGTCGGATCCTAATGCCCCGGTGGACCTGTCCGAAGTGATGAGGCTTTCATGCCAAATGGCTAACCCTCTCACTGTCCAAGTGCGTTGCAGGCGCAACTAA